A region from the Mya arenaria isolate MELC-2E11 chromosome 2, ASM2691426v1 genome encodes:
- the LOC128242257 gene encoding marginal zone B- and B1-cell-specific protein-like, with translation MRTGPTFGLFTACVLVFGGGWGVVGQSVVTQNDDASEGTISFQTPTLNDEEAHSVHMPSHLKCDACTAVVYQLSKGFDDFHGRRKSLKVIPESEIYTIVEEVCSGDKLDNYGVKEVKKVKRLSGPGLETAESPGIMAGGGKWPERMKRMCNLYVEEFDEERIYAEYKAGKGRLQKLLCANTIHSTLTDVCLDLPSSSKKVTSNKTEL, from the exons ATGAGAACAGGACCAACATTCGGCTTGTTTACAGCCTGTGTCCTGGTATTTGGAGGTGGGTGGGGTGTAGTTGGGCAGAGTGTGGTCACACAAAATGACGACGCATCAGAAGGTACCATCAGCTTCCAAACACCGACATTAAATGATGAAGAGGCCCACAGTGTACACATGCCATCACACTTGAAATGCGACGCGTGTACTGCAGTTGTCTATCAG CTGTCAAAGGGTTTTGATGATTTTCATGGCAGGAGAAAGTCTTTGAAGGTTATTCCTGAATCTGAGATCTATACCATTGTTGAGGAGGTCTGCTCAGGGGATAAACTTGACAA TTACGGTGTGAAGGAAGTGAAGAAGGTGAAGAGATTGTCAGGGCCGGGTCTGGAGACAGCTGAGAGTCCAGGTATCATGGCAGGAGGAGGCAAGTGGCCAGAGAG AATGAAGCGTATGTGCAACCTTTATGTGGAAGAGTTTGATGAAGAGCGTATCTACGCTGAGTACAAGGCTGGTAAGGGACGCCTACAGAAGCTGCTGTGTGCGAACACCATCCATTCCACACTCACCGATGTATGCCTAGATCTGCCCTCTAGTAGCAAGAAAGTTACGTCCAACAAGACTGAGTTGTGA
- the LOC128218524 gene encoding renalase-like: MISSVRSKAMEKILVVGAGMTGASVVSLLRQELPKSSSLTLWDKSNGIGGRMSTSRSNKCKGSTVDLGAQYISATPEYQQKHEQMYTELLDAAIFKQIDVKSMEGHQDKQPGIKHYVVPNGISSLVKYFVNKSGSTVERSHQITSVSKDGNGVKVTTDQGLSDTFDAIVLTMPVPQILQLKGDIPSLIDGKGIRSQLEEVSYSSRFAVGLYFTPDTVLDVPWAAKYITGNPCVRYVAIDSKKRGNVSSDVGPSICVHTSAPWGLEHVEMDKDEAAQEILAHLKQVLPWLPEPAEVKGHKWRYSQVHKGYHGSPGCVVLSESPAILLAGDGFTHSNFDGCLESSLAVHKTLTGSLQSKV, from the exons ATGATAAGTTCTGTACGTAGTAAAGCCATGGAGAAGATTCTAGTCGTAGGAGCGGGGATGACAGGGGCGTCAGTGGTTTCTTTACTGAGACAGGAGCTTCCAAAATCATCATCTCTTACGTTGTGGGATAAAAGCAACGGGATAG GTGGACGTATGTCAACAAGCCGTTCTAACAAGTGTAAAGGCAGCACTGTGGATTTGGGGGCACAATACATATCAGCCACTCCAGAATACCAGCAAAAACATGAACA GATGTACACAGAACTACTAGATGCAGCTATTTTCAAGCAAATAGATGTGAAGTCAATGGAAGGACACCAGGACAAACAACCTggcataaaacattatgttgTGCCAAATGGAATAAGCTCCCTTGTGAAATACTTTGTGAACAAATCAG GATCAACAGTAGAGAGAAGTCATCAAATCACCTCAGTGTCGAAGGATGGAAATGGGGTGAAAGTAACTACTGACCAGGGCTTATCAGACACATTTGATGCTATAGTTTTAACCATGCCAGTTCCCCAGATACTCCAACTGAAGGGTGACATTCCTAGTTTGATAG ATGGCAAGGGTATTCGTAGCCAGCTAGAGGAAGTGAGCTACTCTTCTAGGTTTGCTGTTGGTCTCTACTTCACCCCAGACACTGTACTGGATGTCCCCTGGGCAGCAAAGTATATCACTGGCAACCCCTGCGTACGATATGTGGCTATAGACAGCAAAAAGAGAGGGAATG tGTCCAGTGATGTAGGTCCGTCTATCTGTGTGCACACGTCAGCTCCCTGGGGCCTGGAACATGTGGAGATGGACAAGGATGAAGCTGCACAGGAAATACTTGCCCACCTCAAACAGGTGTTACCATGGTTACCAGAGCCAGCCGAGGTCAAAGGGCACAAGTGGAGATACTCGCAG GTGCACAAGGGTTACCATGGGAGCCCAGGTTGTGTTGTTCTCAGTGAGAGCCCCGCCATTCTTCTGGCCGGGGACGGGTTTACACACTCAAACTTTGACGGTTGTCTGGAATCCTCCCTAGCTGTACACAAGACATTAACTGGTTCACTACAGTCAAAAGTCTAA